The sequence GAATACACACAGTATACCTGCAGTCCCGCTTCTGTTCGAAGGTGATTTGATTTGACCGACTGTAAATGTTGAATATGCATTTTTACACTTGAAATGATTTGAgatgtttaaagagaaaaaaaaacatttgtgttgtaTGAAAGTTATCATGAGTATTCAGATTACATTACAATTTGTGTTGTAATTTAATGGATTATGATACTAACTACAGATATTGTCCTGTAAATTGTAATCTGGCCCAACCCCAGTCACACTGCTGATACATGTCAGACATTCTAACTTTATGAACTCCTGGGACCCACAGCTCTGTAACACTGTTGTGATGATTTCTGAAAATCAAGTTCACTATTGCAGCACTGTTATATGGGTTACACAGACTAGGAGGAAGGCCATTTTTAAGCCACGATAGCAGCCTGGCTCTGGGGATCTCTGGCCTCACTTTGATCCAGACTCTATCGTAGCAACTATTGCAGACGTTGCCACGATTGTTTAGTGATCCCCTGACGTCTCCTGTGGTGCCACCACGAGGGTCACAGTTGCTGTTGgcaaagtgtgttttctctgtggaaGCTGTTTTCACAATTGGCAATTATTGAGTTGCAGCTGCTGAGTCAGAAATAAAGAATTTATTACTGACATGTTGACTTCAACCGTGCTGCCCAGCCCTGCTGCTTTCCTTTAATTTAAGCACATCTGCACACTCAAAATAGCgacagaacaacaggaaacactgatcaaCAAATCAACATAAGCTGTTTGCATTTGGAAGCATAcaatttataatttattcagCTTTCATCGTGGCTCACaactgaaggaaaagcagctggTTTATCAGAGGGACTACATCAGCCACTATCTCCATTGTTTTCTACACATTCCCTCAGTCTCCAGCTTGTATTTTTTAAACACCACGAGGGTCACAGTTGCTGTTggcaaagtgtgttttttctgtggaaGCTGTTTTCACAATTGGCAGTTATTGAGGTGCAGCGGCTGAGTCAGAAATAAAGAATTTTGGTAAGGAAGCAAACATGCTTGTGCTTATACAACATTAGGCAAGACTGAGTAGGAGCCGATAGATCTCCAATTAAAATATGTAACCCTGCAGCCTTAACCGCTGTCTGACTGGTTTATGTTGAATCActtattctttcacacacacttcacaaaATATATGTAACTGCTCCAAAACTACACCAggacttatatatatatatatatatatatatatatttttttttttttttaatgtaaatatactCAATCAAGCAGGTCGTAATGCATTGTCAGATGACTGAAATAATATGCTGTGGCTCACATCCTGACCTTATCTGAAAACATTTATCATAAATTTGATTGTGTTTTCTTCCAGTATAAAGTCGACAGTGACATTTAGTTTGTTAGTTCACTAATAATGTGGATGCAAATATAACCCTGGGTAAGCAGGTTAAAAGATGCACATTTGCATCATGTCTCATTgtgactttctttctttctttttatattttatgtatcaGTTATTCAACCGATAGCTTTAAAGCACATTTCAAGAGTTTCATTGTCAGGGTTTGAAATGTCACAGAGCAGTGTCCTGGCACTCCCTTTTTGTCTTTGACCTGTTTATCTCTTTGTCACTGCCACTACTGTTGATTAATCATGGTTAATCATTCATTCAGTAAATCCACCTGGAGCCAGGATTTGATCACAAGCCTTAAAAATGGGTTATCCATTTTTTAAAGGTACAATTCAGGCacttttcaagcactttcaaggaaTCTGAACCAAAAACTTGTCaaagcctttatcatcacatttaaattgttactataaatgcagttgtgaaaaataaagtccTTAATACCCAAAGCAACCAAAGTATATTGTCCCTGTTCattttaccagctgttcatAAGACTGAATGCGTTGATCAGGATTATTATCTGGAGTGAGGCCTCAGGAGATACAACACATTTCatctaaaatatgaaaagatTTTTGGTTTACATGAGCGATTGTGTGGAAGTAACACTGGATTATGTTGAAAATCTTTTTCAAGGAGCATATTAAAATTTCAAGCATATTCctatgaaaacacaacagttaaAATTAAAACTAGGCACTTTGTATGAACTCTgtgaaaagcaaaataaaagataataatagATTTGAAGCAAACACACTGTGGAGCAAAGTGGAAACAGACCTCCTGAGCTGCTATTTGTTTGATTTGGGGTAATAAAAGAGGAGCTTCTTCTGGTTGCTACAGCTGCTGAAATATGGACCAGCCAAAGGCCTTTGTATCCCGAAGCGCTGATAATGttaaacaaaagggaaaaatattATTAGCACTGTGTGATAATGTTAAACAAAAGGAATTACTTTAATGCAAAGCACTCTGGGTAAAACAAGTATTTCACCTCTTAAAGAGGAcaatcagcaccaaacaccTGGCGTCAGTGGTTTGGATACTCACCTAGGGACTCGGACATGGGTTTGATGAAGTGGTTGTGGGAACAACATCAGCTCTTAATGCACCAGTGTTTGTCACTTCcatttgcttttttgctttattttcttgCTAAATGGAGATTTCTGTCCTTGACATGCAGGTACGTGATTACAAACCAatttctagtttttatttttaatgaacaACGTTATAAAAGCCACGTGTTAGTAGTCATTCATGGCTATATCATATGAGGCAACAGCAGAACCACAGTATTTTAACAGCAGATACAATACCCCAGCTAGCCTTATATATTTATCTgtacttatttattattcatatttatagGTTAGTATTTTACTTATCTGGTTGTATCTTAAACTTCTCTGAAAGAGCAATTTGATAAATGATTTTGGATTAAAAAACAATCTTTCTATGAACCTGCAGACCATTTTCATGATTAATCGTTAAGATGTGAGAAACTATTGAAAAATTAGTCCTCTCATAAAATGTCTTGTTCTGTTCAACCAACGGCCCAAAAGATACTCAGTATGTgagtgatataaaacagaaaaaatatcaaatccACTGCAACCAGAGATTtcttggcatttttgctttaaaaaatgaacatcatATTTCATTAATAAGCAAAACAGCTGCTGATTAGGTCGACTTAGTAATTTGACATGGTAACCCAGCATTCTGTATCCAGCTGTACTTCTTTCAAGATGCTGAACATGTAAAATTATGTGTGAGCTTTAATACTAAATACGCTACGAGACACTAATTCATACTGTAAGAATTGGACTAACTGGAGGCGGGAGGGTGTTTATCTGTTTGAACAAAGATAAAAACTGGACATGTGTGTCTTTTCAGACGCTGTGTAAATGACGTGATGTGATctccaaatgaaacaaatttctcaaaaaagatgagagaaagtTCCTTGTTAATTTTCATTGGATCAACTGATTgactaatcattgcagctctgtATTTAAACACGAGGGTCTTTCTGCAGGtacctgtttgtttctgttggaGGGTGTGTCCTGGCAGTTGTCACGATGGGCGTCTACAGCACGATTCTGTTCACCTCTGCCTTTGTCTTTCTTCTGCTCGTGTGCTCTGTGGATCCCAGCTGTGTCCACAGCTGGGCGTTCGGCATCCAGATGATGTGGCAAACCTTGTGGCACCTGCTCATACAGTACAGGGAATACTACCTGCATGAACCCGTCTGCATCAGGTACTGATAAGTATCAGAGTATCCAATATCATCCTTTATGATGCACAGTTACAAGAAATAGATTATACATAATTAATGAGTGGAAGTTCAATGATGGATACCCACCTTCTGAGAAACAAACCATCTCAATATAACATAAATGCAGAAAATTACAACTACATGAGTACAAACATTATGTTCTATTTTAAGCCGATGTTTACCAAAAATAACAACTTCTGTGGATTATAATCAAGTGCTAAAACTTTTACTCAAAATGGATTATCTTTTCAACCATCTGGAAAATAGTTTTTGAGTTTGACAGAGAAATCTCACCTTAAAGTCCACTTTTCAGCTGTCCCGGAGCTTTCGGCACCTCCCTCATCGGCAGAGGGAGTTTGCTCAATTGTCACAGAACTAAAGCTCTCCTCTAGGACGTCTCATCTACGTTGACTCCTTGTCAGAcatcctcagctgctgttttccaaAAGTTACCTTTGcgatatgatcaaaagctccagagcagccactaaatggaccttAAAGTGAGATTTAGTCAAGTGGTTTCGACCATTAAGGACGAACTTTGAACCTAAGTTGTTGTAATATAGGTATCAGCCTAAAACTTATACAGACATTCAAACGCTTATTCTTCTTTCTGCCATTAAGGACTCAGATTAACAGCTCTTGCATTTTCAGATTGTTTTTGGCAGCGTCCTCTTTGATGCTGCTCACTCAGAGAATAACCTCGCTGTCCTTGGATCTCCAGGAGAAACGTCTTATGCTATCATTTAATGCCTCATCCAAAAAGAAGGCTTGTGTGATGCTCCTCCCTCTCATCAGCTACATCCTAAACTTCACCACACTGCTTGGAGGACCTCTGTGCTCCTACAGCCGATTCGTGTCCCTCATGACGGGAATGAGCCTCAGCCCTCCACCGAATCCACTTAGTGTGGTCCTCCTAAAGTTGGTGCAGGTGTTATTCCTGGAGTGTTTAAGACATGGTCTTGTGTATTATCTGAAACATAACACCTACAGTCCCTCCAAGTCTGTCGCCCCCTATGGTGTCCTTTGGGTTTGGGGTCTGGCGGTGGTTTTGAGGATACAATATTATTCTCACTGGAGGATCAGTGAATGCCTCAATAACGCAGCTGGGTTTGGCTTTTGGGAAAATTCATCAGGAGACCCCCCGGATTGGAGCAGCCTATCTGATGGAGATTTCTGGACCATCGAGGCGTCAAGCCGCATATCAGAATTTAGCCGCCGATGGAACGGCACAACGGCTTCATGGCTGCGTAGACTGGTTTATCTGAGGTGCAGACGTTTCCCGTTGTTCATGACATTTGGTTTTTCACTGTGGTGGCACGGTGGGCATTTAGGACACTTTGTGGGATTTCTGACCTGGGCAGTGACGGTGAAAGCAGATTATCACATACACAGACACCTGTGCCCAAGACATTCATCAACGTGGAGGAAAGCGTACACTTGTTTAAGCTGGATAAACACTCAAATGATTATTGCCTGCATTGTTATGGCTGTAGAATTGAGAAATGTGTCTAGTTTGAGACTTTTGTCTACCACGTACATATGTCTGTTTCCACTTTTTAATATAATCCTGCTGCTTATCTCATTAAAACTCAACACTGTCTACTGATGTAGTCATAAGTATGGAAAGCCCAACGGATCAAATACGCACGATTTTCAACATGTTGACAACACATTGGCAACACgttgtttgcatgtgttgaAACTTGTTGAAAATCACATAAATTTGAACTACTGGGCTTTCCACACAGCACACTCCCTTACCTTCATATTTGTAATATAAAGAGTCCATACCGTGGTGAGTCTGAAATTTTcgaattgtattgtattttttcgctgttgttgttgtttatactgtttataaaatgtacatgtttGAAAAACAGCTGTATTATTCACAGCACAGCAATGcagcatcattttatttttctggaaTTGTGCATTACCGTCAGcagaaatattttctttctttgtttcagcaACCACTTACAGTAAATTAACTCGAGTAAAAGCAACAATTCAATTACAGcttaattaattcaaattaaaagttgGGGCAGGCTTGTTCTGTGCTACCATACAAactctcaaaaacacacaccagcagactGATGAACAGTGTCTTTCCTCAGCCCATAACACCTCTCAACAAATAGCACACACTCccacatgttcacacactcccacatgttcacacactcCCACATGTTCACACCACACACAAGTTCAAACCATATCACCTGTAGCCTATAACGCACATTCATCTGGACAGACTTCCATTCTGTGTCCTAGACCAAGGTAACATGATAAGAGGCTTCAACATAACAACATAACTTGTAAAtctttcatattttacatttatgggtcacacacacacacctttctgtATTGGAGCTCCCAGCTAAAGAATTTCACAGGATCAAACTTGTACAACCAGAGTGACTCCTGAATCTTTAATCTTT comes from Pempheris klunzingeri isolate RE-2024b chromosome 7, fPemKlu1.hap1, whole genome shotgun sequence and encodes:
- the mboat4 gene encoding ghrelin O-acyltransferase encodes the protein MMWQTLWHLLIQYREYYLHEPVCIRLFLAASSLMLLTQRITSLSLDLQEKRLMLSFNASSKKKACVMLLPLISYILNFTTLLGGPLCSYSRFVSLMTGMSLSPPPNPLSVVLLKLVQVLFLECLRHGLVYYLKHNTYSPSKSVAPYGVLWVWGLAVVLRIQYYSHWRISECLNNAAGFGFWENSSGDPPDWSSLSDGDFWTIEASSRISEFSRRWNGTTASWLRRLVYLRCRRFPLFMTFGFSLWWHGGHLGHFVGFLTWAVTVKADYHIHRHLCPRHSSTWRKAYTCLSWINTQMIIACIVMAVELRNVSSLRLLSTTYICLFPLFNIILLLISLKLNTVY